In one window of Clavelina lepadiformis chromosome 4, kaClaLepa1.1, whole genome shotgun sequence DNA:
- the LOC143451602 gene encoding alanyl-tRNA editing protein Aarsd1-like isoform X1, with product MVFMCQVDSYLTNFSSTVTSCEPTESKVENKNGQLVKTDGYHVELDDTILFPEGGGQPDDRGTINNVPVMKISRKGAKAIHFVGKKFEVGETVKLSVDWDRRFDHMQQHRVSLLNDVACSAQHLITAIADGRYGYKTTSWNLGKEISFIELDVPQTNQDNVNNIESQVNKAILENVPVVVHVTHVGSPLLESVRTRGLPDDHVGDVRIVEIKGIEANMCCGTHVSNLSHLQCIKILGTEKGKKGKTNLYFLAGSRVLSYAGKCYASEKELTKHLKCSPDQHVHAVDRTIKQLKLYQKNCTSLLRDIAVLEASKFKSSAVNKCFCLHRKEGNIEFMNIIANEIGLSAFLFLTVGDEKGVGMFLLSGPEGFVQSCGSKIMELIGGKGLAKGNRMQGKAEKLQKKQQAITIIDEFMSKFSSLS from the exons ttttTATGTGTCAAGTTGATAGCTatttgacaaacttttcatcCACTGTCACGTCATGTGAACCTACAGAATCTAAagtagaaaacaaaaatggcCAGTTGGTTAAAACTGACGG ATACCATGTGGAACTGGATGATACCATATTATTTCCAGAAGGTGGTGGACAGCCTGATGATCGAGGCACAATTAACAATGTTCCAGTGATGAAAATATCAAGAAAGGGAGCCAAG gcAATTCATTTCGTTGGTAAGAAATTTGAAGTTGGGGAGACTGTCAAGCTTAGTGTGGATTGGGATCGTAGATTTGATCATATGCAACAGCACAG AGTTTCTCTTCTTAATGATGTTGCCTGCAGTGCCCAGCATCTCATCACAGCTATAGCTGATGGAAGATATGGATACAAGACAACTTCATGGAATTTGGGAAAGGAGATATCTTTTATTGAACTGGACGTGCCACAGACAAATCAGGACAACGTAAATAATATTGAAAG CCAAGTAAACAAAGCAATTCTGGAAAATGTACCTGTTGTTGTCCATGTTACTCATGTTGGTTCACCATTGTTGGAATCAGTAAGAACACGAGGCTTACCTGATGATCATGTAGGAGATGTGAG aatTGTGGAAATAAAGGGCATTGAAGCAAATATGTGTTGTGGTACCCATGTCTCTAATCTTTCCCATCTTCAATGCATCAAAATACTAGGAACTGAGAAAGGGAAAAAAGGAAAGACCAACCTTTACTTTCTTGCTGGAAGTAGGGTCTTGTCGTATGCTGGAAAATGTTATGCATCAGAAAAAGAACTAACAAAGCATTTAAAG TGCAGTCCTGATCAACATGTGCATGCTGTAGATAGAACcataaaacaactaaaactgTATCAAAAGAATTGCACTTCACTTCTTCGAGATATTGCTGTTCTCGAAGCATCAAAGTTTAAATCTTCTGCTGTAAACAA GTGTTTTTGCTTACACAGAAAGGAAGGCAATATTGAATTCATGAACATTATCGCGAACGAAATTGGTTTAAGT gCTTTCCTGTTTCTAACTGTTGGTGATGAAAAAGGAGTTGGGATGTTTCTGTTGTCTGGTCCGGAAGGTTTTGTGCAAAGTTGTGGTTCTAAAATTATGGAGTTAATTGGGGGAAAGGGCCTTGCAAAAGGAAACAGAATGCAAGGGAAGGCAGAAAAGCTTCAGAAGAAACAGCAAGCTATTACAATTATTGATGAGTTTATGTCAAAGTTTTCGTCACTAAGCTGA
- the LOC143451602 gene encoding alanyl-tRNA editing protein Aarsd1-like isoform X2: MVFMCQVDSYLTNFSSTVTSCEPTESKVENKNGQLVKTDGYHVELDDTILFPEGGGQPDDRGTINNVPVMKISRKGAKAIHFVGKKFEVGETVKLSVDWDRRFDHMQQHSAQHLITAIADGRYGYKTTSWNLGKEISFIELDVPQTNQDNVNNIESQVNKAILENVPVVVHVTHVGSPLLESVRTRGLPDDHVGDVRIVEIKGIEANMCCGTHVSNLSHLQCIKILGTEKGKKGKTNLYFLAGSRVLSYAGKCYASEKELTKHLKCSPDQHVHAVDRTIKQLKLYQKNCTSLLRDIAVLEASKFKSSAVNKCFCLHRKEGNIEFMNIIANEIGLSAFLFLTVGDEKGVGMFLLSGPEGFVQSCGSKIMELIGGKGLAKGNRMQGKAEKLQKKQQAITIIDEFMSKFSSLS, from the exons ttttTATGTGTCAAGTTGATAGCTatttgacaaacttttcatcCACTGTCACGTCATGTGAACCTACAGAATCTAAagtagaaaacaaaaatggcCAGTTGGTTAAAACTGACGG ATACCATGTGGAACTGGATGATACCATATTATTTCCAGAAGGTGGTGGACAGCCTGATGATCGAGGCACAATTAACAATGTTCCAGTGATGAAAATATCAAGAAAGGGAGCCAAG gcAATTCATTTCGTTGGTAAGAAATTTGAAGTTGGGGAGACTGTCAAGCTTAGTGTGGATTGGGATCGTAGATTTGATCATATGCAACAGCACAG TGCCCAGCATCTCATCACAGCTATAGCTGATGGAAGATATGGATACAAGACAACTTCATGGAATTTGGGAAAGGAGATATCTTTTATTGAACTGGACGTGCCACAGACAAATCAGGACAACGTAAATAATATTGAAAG CCAAGTAAACAAAGCAATTCTGGAAAATGTACCTGTTGTTGTCCATGTTACTCATGTTGGTTCACCATTGTTGGAATCAGTAAGAACACGAGGCTTACCTGATGATCATGTAGGAGATGTGAG aatTGTGGAAATAAAGGGCATTGAAGCAAATATGTGTTGTGGTACCCATGTCTCTAATCTTTCCCATCTTCAATGCATCAAAATACTAGGAACTGAGAAAGGGAAAAAAGGAAAGACCAACCTTTACTTTCTTGCTGGAAGTAGGGTCTTGTCGTATGCTGGAAAATGTTATGCATCAGAAAAAGAACTAACAAAGCATTTAAAG TGCAGTCCTGATCAACATGTGCATGCTGTAGATAGAACcataaaacaactaaaactgTATCAAAAGAATTGCACTTCACTTCTTCGAGATATTGCTGTTCTCGAAGCATCAAAGTTTAAATCTTCTGCTGTAAACAA GTGTTTTTGCTTACACAGAAAGGAAGGCAATATTGAATTCATGAACATTATCGCGAACGAAATTGGTTTAAGT gCTTTCCTGTTTCTAACTGTTGGTGATGAAAAAGGAGTTGGGATGTTTCTGTTGTCTGGTCCGGAAGGTTTTGTGCAAAGTTGTGGTTCTAAAATTATGGAGTTAATTGGGGGAAAGGGCCTTGCAAAAGGAAACAGAATGCAAGGGAAGGCAGAAAAGCTTCAGAAGAAACAGCAAGCTATTACAATTATTGATGAGTTTATGTCAAAGTTTTCGTCACTAAGCTGA
- the LOC143451602 gene encoding alanyl-tRNA editing protein Aarsd1-like isoform X3, protein MVFMCQVDSYLTNFSSTVTSCEPTESKVENKNGQLVKTDGYHVELDDTILFPEGGGQPDDRGTINNVPVMKISRKGAKAIHFVGKKFEVGETVKLSVDWDRRFDHMQQHRVSLLNDVACSAQHLITAIADGRYGYKTTSWNLGKEISFIELDVPQTNQDNVNNIESQVNKAILENVPVVVHVTHVGSPLLESVRTRGLPDDHVGDVRIVEIKGIEANMCCGTHVSNLSHLQCIKILGTEKGKKGKTNLYFLAGSRVLSYAGKCYASEKELTKHLKCSPDQHVHAVDRTIKQLKLYQKNCTSLLRDIAVLEASKFKSSAVNKCFCLHRKEGNIEFMNIIANEIGLSVGFPVSNCW, encoded by the exons ttttTATGTGTCAAGTTGATAGCTatttgacaaacttttcatcCACTGTCACGTCATGTGAACCTACAGAATCTAAagtagaaaacaaaaatggcCAGTTGGTTAAAACTGACGG ATACCATGTGGAACTGGATGATACCATATTATTTCCAGAAGGTGGTGGACAGCCTGATGATCGAGGCACAATTAACAATGTTCCAGTGATGAAAATATCAAGAAAGGGAGCCAAG gcAATTCATTTCGTTGGTAAGAAATTTGAAGTTGGGGAGACTGTCAAGCTTAGTGTGGATTGGGATCGTAGATTTGATCATATGCAACAGCACAG AGTTTCTCTTCTTAATGATGTTGCCTGCAGTGCCCAGCATCTCATCACAGCTATAGCTGATGGAAGATATGGATACAAGACAACTTCATGGAATTTGGGAAAGGAGATATCTTTTATTGAACTGGACGTGCCACAGACAAATCAGGACAACGTAAATAATATTGAAAG CCAAGTAAACAAAGCAATTCTGGAAAATGTACCTGTTGTTGTCCATGTTACTCATGTTGGTTCACCATTGTTGGAATCAGTAAGAACACGAGGCTTACCTGATGATCATGTAGGAGATGTGAG aatTGTGGAAATAAAGGGCATTGAAGCAAATATGTGTTGTGGTACCCATGTCTCTAATCTTTCCCATCTTCAATGCATCAAAATACTAGGAACTGAGAAAGGGAAAAAAGGAAAGACCAACCTTTACTTTCTTGCTGGAAGTAGGGTCTTGTCGTATGCTGGAAAATGTTATGCATCAGAAAAAGAACTAACAAAGCATTTAAAG TGCAGTCCTGATCAACATGTGCATGCTGTAGATAGAACcataaaacaactaaaactgTATCAAAAGAATTGCACTTCACTTCTTCGAGATATTGCTGTTCTCGAAGCATCAAAGTTTAAATCTTCTGCTGTAAACAA GTGTTTTTGCTTACACAGAAAGGAAGGCAATATTGAATTCATGAACATTATCGCGAACGAAATTGGTTTAAGTGTAG gCTTTCCTGTTTCTAACTGTTGGTGA